One genomic segment of Primulina tabacum isolate GXHZ01 chromosome 9, ASM2559414v2, whole genome shotgun sequence includes these proteins:
- the LOC142556626 gene encoding ethylene-responsive transcription factor ERF017-like translates to MDTNSGNSSNLDAQDQELKYTGVRKRKWGKYVCEIRLPNSRDRIWLGSYDTAEKAARAFDAAQFCLRGHNAKFNFPDDPPNIAGAQSLTPGEIQAVAQRYASSYGGSSSRQRLAPLPVESGVEDQFRSGSSNSIDWSFLDPVENGTGGRNQQESVSDFGLFQEHCDVYAPPDFAVDVVDDDEDNGHGHDGYFTSNFLWNF, encoded by the coding sequence ATGGATACCAACAGTGGGAACTCGTCGAATCTCGACGCACAGGACCAAGAATTGAAGTACACGGGTGTAAGAAAACGTAAATGGGGGAAATATGTCTGCGAGATACGGCTTCCGAACAGCCGGGATCGCATATGGCTCGGCTCCTACGACACGGCCGAGAAGGCGGCGCGGGCGTTCGACGCCGCCCAGTTCTGCCTCCGCGGCCACAACGCCAAGTTTAATTTCCCGGATGACCCGCCGAATATCGCAGGCGCCCAGTCGCTGACGCCGGGGGAGATTCAGGCTGTTGCACAGCGGTACGCTAGTAGTTATGGGGGAAGCTCAAGTAGACAGCGGCTGGCACCGCTGCCAGTGGAGAGTGGAGTAGAGGACCAGTTTCGGTCCGGGTCTTCTAACTCCATTGATTGGTCGTTCTTGGATCCCGTAGAAAACGGCACTGGAGGTAGGAATCAACAGGAGAGTGTTTCTGATTTCGGGCTTTTTCAGGAGCACTGTGATGTGTACGCGCCGCCGGATTTCGCAGTTGATGTTGTTGACGATGATGAAGATAATGGCCATGGACATGACGGCTACTTTACGTCGaattttctttggaatttctgA